TCACCTTCGAGACGTACGTCGTCTCGGCCCACCGAACCCCGGAGCTGATGAACGCCTACGCGAGGACGGCCGGCGACCGGGGATTGGACGTGATCATCGCGGGCGCGGGCGGGAAATCCGCAGACCTGCCGAACATGACCGCCTCGCTGGCCTATCCTGTTCCCACCATCGGCGTACCGGTTCAGGAGAAATCCGTCGACTCGGTGATCGGGATGCCGACGGGCGCGCCGCTGGTCGCGGTCGATGCCGGGAAATCGTTCAACGCGGCGCTGTCGGCGGTTCAGATCCTCGCGCGCGAGCACTCGGAACTCCGGGATCGGCTCGTCGAGTACCACGAGGGATTGCAGGGGGAAGTGGCGGCGGTCTCCCGGGAGCTCCACGAGTCGGGAACCCCCGAATTCCGCGAGCAAGCAAGACAATGACCCTTGCGGCTGACGGGGACGAAATAACGAGAATCAACCCTTATGTAGGTGGGTTCCCAACCTTCGGACGTTACGGAGAACACGGTCTATGAGTACATGGATAGCAGTCGGGGCATTGGCGCTCGTGGGGGTGTTGATCCCGCTCGGTATGATGGCGGTATCAGCGCTGTTGCGGCCGACGGTCCCCGAACAAGGAAAAAGTAGCATCTACGAGAGCGGCGAGGTCCCGACGGGAACGACGCGCATTCGCTTCAACATACAGTACTACATGGTCGCGCTGTTGTTTCTCGTCTTCGACATCGAGACGGTCTTCATCTTCCCCTGGACCCTCATTTACACGGATGCCGTGGCCCAGGTCGGATTGCTCCACGCGCTGGGGCCGATGTTGGTCTTCATCGCCGTCCTCGTTGCCGCGCTGATCTGGGCGTGGCGTACTGGTGCAGTACAGTGGATCAAGAGTCCGGAGGCGGCCAAACGGAGCCGATTACAATGAGCAATACACCACGGGAGGCGATATCCGAGAGCACCGACCCCATGTCGAAGACCCGCGAGGCCCGGATGGGCGAGGTGGACAGCCGCTTCAACTCGCGGCTTCGCGAGGCGTTCGGCTCCTCGCCGTTCATCCTCACGAAGTTCGATAAGTTCCTAAACTGGGCACGGGGCTCATCGATGTTCATGCTGCAGTTCGGGATCGCCTGCTGCAGTCTGGAGATGATGCACACCTACGCCGTGAAACACGACCTCGACCGGTTC
This genomic interval from Halalkalicoccus subterraneus contains the following:
- the purE gene encoding 5-(carboxyamino)imidazole ribonucleotide mutase, which translates into the protein MTVEGVQELIESFDAEAERDRPGEEAPDVGIVMGSDSDLDTMYGAYEALTELGFEEITDYDDPPEARFTFETYVVSAHRTPELMNAYARTAGDRGLDVIIAGAGGKSADLPNMTASLAYPVPTIGVPVQEKSVDSVIGMPTGAPLVAVDAGKSFNAALSAVQILAREHSELRDRLVEYHEGLQGEVAAVSRELHESGTPEFREQARQ
- a CDS encoding NADH-quinone oxidoreductase subunit A; this translates as MSTWIAVGALALVGVLIPLGMMAVSALLRPTVPEQGKSSIYESGEVPTGTTRIRFNIQYYMVALLFLVFDIETVFIFPWTLIYTDAVAQVGLLHALGPMLVFIAVLVAALIWAWRTGAVQWIKSPEAAKRSRLQ